In Devosia chinhatensis, the following are encoded in one genomic region:
- a CDS encoding YciI family protein has translation MRTRPRSLPSATSPDRAGPYWGAWNAYIGALYEAGVVLRGDGLLPPAAATTVRLDGGNRLVQDGPVAASKEQLAGYVVIEVPDLDAALSWAARSPSSTYGATEVRPVLPPPNQG, from the coding sequence ATGAGAACGAGGCCGAGGTCGCTGCCCAGCGCGACATCCCCCGACCGCGCCGGCCCCTATTGGGGAGCCTGGAACGCCTACATCGGTGCGCTGTACGAGGCAGGCGTCGTCCTAAGGGGAGACGGGCTCCTGCCTCCTGCTGCGGCAACTACGGTACGGCTCGATGGTGGGAACCGCCTTGTGCAGGACGGACCCGTGGCGGCTTCAAAAGAACAGCTGGCCGGCTATGTGGTGATCGAGGTGCCGGACCTCGATGCTGCGCTATCCTGGGCGGCGCGTAGTCCTTCGTCCACCTATGGGGCGACCGAAGTGCGCCCCGTGCTGCCGCCGCCTAACCAAGGCTAG
- a CDS encoding RNA polymerase sigma factor, which produces MDGSVQERGRRAAENAARTSYGRLLAYLARAWRDLAAAEDALADAFARALDIWPTQGVPANPDAWLMVAAQNRLRDGARVLKTREQTISNLLVMAPTETGEMPVIADKRLELMFVCGHPAIDAAARTPLMLQIVLGLTAERIASSFLVSPDAMGRRLSRAKARIKDTGIAYEVPAEDELGERMGNVLEAIYAAYGQGWDSTGSDDQLGKGLTEEAIWLARVLVELRPQDAEALGLLALMLFCESRSAARRVEGRYVPLAEQDTALWNLPMVGEAEEKLRTAGGLKQPGRFQLEAAIQSVLVQSRVTGADMRLPAWALHRLLAQKAPTIGNLVGLAAATAEVHGAEMGLQELAQMPEAVTGDYQPFWALKAQLLQRLGTDRQAIVAAFQRAIGLTEDDAVRAYLLGKLTQYAG; this is translated from the coding sequence GTGGACGGCAGTGTTCAGGAACGTGGGCGACGGGCGGCAGAGAACGCTGCCCGCACCTCCTATGGGCGCCTTCTCGCATATCTCGCGCGAGCATGGCGCGACCTGGCCGCAGCCGAAGACGCCCTCGCCGACGCGTTTGCCCGGGCGCTCGACATCTGGCCGACACAAGGCGTGCCGGCCAACCCCGATGCATGGCTGATGGTGGCAGCGCAAAATCGGCTGCGCGATGGCGCCCGGGTACTGAAGACACGAGAACAAACGATCAGCAACCTCCTTGTTATGGCACCGACCGAGACCGGGGAAATGCCCGTGATTGCCGACAAACGGCTGGAACTGATGTTCGTGTGCGGCCACCCGGCAATCGATGCTGCCGCACGCACGCCACTGATGCTGCAAATCGTGCTGGGGCTGACTGCCGAGCGCATTGCCTCTTCCTTCCTCGTTTCGCCCGACGCCATGGGACGGCGGCTGAGCCGTGCTAAGGCGCGCATCAAGGACACCGGCATCGCCTACGAAGTGCCAGCAGAAGATGAACTAGGCGAGCGCATGGGTAATGTGCTCGAAGCCATCTATGCAGCCTACGGACAAGGCTGGGACAGCACCGGCAGCGACGATCAGCTGGGCAAGGGCCTGACTGAAGAGGCGATCTGGCTGGCGCGGGTGCTGGTGGAACTGCGGCCGCAGGATGCGGAGGCGCTGGGGCTTCTGGCGCTGATGCTGTTTTGCGAAAGCCGCAGCGCGGCGCGGCGGGTGGAAGGCCGCTATGTGCCGCTGGCCGAACAGGATACCGCGCTTTGGAATCTGCCGATGGTAGGCGAAGCAGAGGAAAAACTGCGCACGGCAGGCGGGCTCAAGCAGCCGGGGCGCTTCCAGCTGGAGGCAGCGATACAGTCCGTCCTGGTACAGTCGCGAGTGACGGGCGCTGACATGCGCCTTCCGGCATGGGCGCTGCATCGGCTATTGGCGCAGAAGGCCCCCACGATCGGCAATCTGGTGGGCCTGGCCGCAGCCACCGCTGAGGTGCATGGAGCTGAAATGGGCCTCCAGGAACTGGCGCAAATGCCCGAAGCGGTGACAGGGGACTATCAGCCATTCTGGGCGCTCAAGGCGCAGTTGCTGCAGCGGCTCGGTACAGACCGGCAAGCGATTGTAGCGGCTTTCCAGCGAGCCATTGGCCTGACGGAGGATGATGCCGTGCGCGCCTATCTCCTTGGCAAGTTAACGCAATACGCTGGTTGA
- a CDS encoding YdeI/OmpD-associated family protein yields the protein MSFYAFDFQGVVDTLDYEKYLHSVIYLPVAIANQLPLAAHPRLRVEGEINDYPFSGAFIPSSQGHHLILGSARLKAMGLKVGMPVELRFNIADQDCVDVPEELLGTLSGDKAAQQAWDALTPGKRRGLAHFVGSAKTGATRDKRAMEIALGLTGKPGGKLSMQAHRTTRL from the coding sequence ATGAGCTTTTATGCCTTCGACTTTCAGGGGGTCGTCGATACCCTCGATTATGAAAAGTATCTCCATTCCGTCATCTATCTGCCGGTTGCAATCGCCAACCAGCTGCCACTCGCTGCTCATCCGAGGCTGCGCGTCGAGGGGGAAATCAACGATTATCCGTTTTCCGGCGCGTTCATTCCCTCATCACAAGGCCATCACCTGATCCTTGGCTCTGCACGGCTCAAAGCCATGGGTCTTAAGGTCGGCATGCCGGTAGAGCTGCGCTTCAACATTGCCGACCAAGACTGTGTCGACGTTCCTGAGGAGCTGCTAGGCACCCTGTCCGGCGATAAGGCGGCGCAGCAGGCCTGGGACGCGCTGACGCCAGGCAAGCGGCGGGGGCTGGCTCATTTCGTCGGCTCGGCCAAGACAGGGGCAACCCGTGATAAGCGCGCCATGGAAATAGCCCTAGGATTGACGGGGAAGCCAGGCGGCAAGCTGTCGATGCAGGCGCACCGTACGACCAGGCTATGA
- a CDS encoding glycosyltransferase family protein gives MSQPKGATIIPESLQRRQQSDAPSFDGNMESSGEKYILQYGSLAGWPFRVAESLRKLGAPSRNVIFHEKDVHDLKRRLPYDEAVCGPDDSLFRKLLSIPAFIKRASRECSLVHYHSANIFFREAHWLYEGPVLRRAGIPMVISFGGGDARFLAEANRHNPYFYREPDWRKDAVVKARYLSWSRNIRFAATDPEMATYASPYFEKVYTFRQPVNLDLIQAKYPDEEAKIPVVLHIPTEPLVKGTEYLVAAVERLQKKGLQFKFELVRQLTQQQMYERISECDIYVDELRCGSHGVTAVETMAAGKPTITYIRPDLIDSYPPELPLVNANPDTIEKTLEELILDPQRRRSIGVASRKYVEKYHDADIVAAELLEMYNEIGRSQG, from the coding sequence ATGAGCCAACCAAAAGGTGCCACGATCATCCCTGAATCTCTTCAGAGGCGGCAGCAGTCCGATGCGCCGTCGTTCGACGGTAATATGGAAAGCTCTGGTGAAAAGTACATTCTCCAGTATGGCAGCCTCGCCGGATGGCCCTTCCGGGTAGCGGAGTCACTCCGCAAGCTCGGCGCGCCAAGCCGCAACGTGATCTTCCACGAGAAAGACGTTCACGACCTGAAACGCCGCCTTCCTTACGATGAAGCTGTTTGCGGACCGGACGACAGTCTGTTTCGCAAGTTGCTGTCGATCCCGGCCTTTATAAAGCGGGCTAGCCGCGAATGCTCGCTCGTGCACTACCACAGTGCGAACATATTCTTTCGCGAAGCGCACTGGCTGTATGAAGGGCCCGTCCTGAGGCGCGCTGGAATCCCTATGGTTATATCGTTCGGCGGAGGGGACGCGCGCTTTCTCGCCGAAGCAAATCGACACAACCCTTATTTCTATCGTGAGCCCGACTGGAGAAAGGATGCTGTCGTCAAGGCCCGTTATCTTTCGTGGTCAAGGAATATCCGGTTCGCCGCTACGGATCCGGAAATGGCGACATACGCAAGTCCCTATTTTGAAAAAGTATATACTTTCCGTCAGCCCGTGAACCTGGACCTTATCCAGGCCAAATATCCGGATGAAGAAGCCAAGATTCCGGTAGTCCTGCATATTCCCACCGAGCCGCTGGTGAAGGGCACGGAATATCTTGTTGCTGCAGTGGAGCGGCTGCAGAAAAAAGGATTACAATTCAAATTTGAGTTGGTGCGGCAGCTTACACAGCAACAGATGTATGAACGCATTTCAGAATGCGACATCTATGTTGACGAGCTGCGCTGTGGCTCACATGGCGTAACAGCAGTGGAAACCATGGCGGCGGGGAAGCCGACAATCACTTATATCAGACCCGACCTGATCGATAGCTATCCCCCTGAATTGCCGCTGGTTAATGCCAATCCGGACACAATCGAGAAAACGCTGGAAGAGCTCATCCTGGACCCTCAGCGTCGCCGCTCGATTGGCGTTGCCAGTCGAAAATACGTCGAAAAGTACCACGACGCCGACATCGTCGCCGCTGAGCTTCTCGAGATGTACAACGAGATTGGTCGGAGCCAGGGATGA
- a CDS encoding O-antigen ligase family protein, with protein sequence MTRQIAKRVIEDRFPAEQERVVASGLARALLLIAIIATIIPPGYLAYIGSYVALIAAIIAVVTCGWREKPVLLHPTSLAILASIALICGTLPWVYHAPQDLLAPVLILPMLTTIALGLLARPAGRVPRPTTFAFICLAGSFIALVGGAYEHFVLGLYRPGLGNNPIHYSTLAAMSGCLALVGMISSSARWRYVFLCGPVLGLACAIIADSRGPMLGALVMSAFGLVMLTIWLWRETMFRIALLVISAIAAGAVAYLMQSGSDRVASVVQSGLNLFTFTGSPDDIRAAFYASAFEILQTSPLVGLGLGQIMVPFEELFPDFVIALGRFDNLHADWANFAAMAGIVGLIAWVLLLVSPMLLLLDRAARQDRSTVLGTTVLATGQLVMGVSNATFGILPQTMMFAVAAGYFLAWMRPRSAQMHTPLRD encoded by the coding sequence TTGACCCGCCAAATCGCCAAACGGGTTATCGAAGATCGATTTCCTGCAGAACAGGAACGAGTAGTGGCTTCCGGACTTGCGAGAGCGCTCTTATTGATCGCAATAATTGCGACAATTATTCCGCCCGGCTACCTGGCCTATATTGGGTCATACGTCGCCCTGATCGCCGCCATTATTGCGGTCGTTACCTGTGGGTGGCGCGAAAAACCCGTATTGCTGCACCCAACGTCACTCGCAATTCTCGCCTCCATTGCATTGATATGTGGGACATTGCCGTGGGTCTATCATGCACCGCAGGACCTCTTGGCGCCGGTGCTTATTCTGCCCATGTTGACGACCATTGCACTTGGGTTGCTGGCGCGACCGGCCGGCCGTGTGCCGAGACCAACTACATTCGCGTTTATCTGCCTGGCTGGGTCGTTCATTGCGCTAGTTGGCGGCGCCTATGAACATTTCGTTCTTGGTCTCTACAGGCCTGGTCTGGGAAACAATCCCATCCATTACTCGACACTTGCCGCAATGTCGGGCTGCCTGGCGTTGGTCGGCATGATCTCCAGCAGCGCGCGATGGAGATATGTCTTTCTGTGTGGACCAGTCTTGGGGCTTGCTTGTGCGATAATTGCAGATTCGCGCGGACCTATGCTTGGGGCGCTGGTGATGTCGGCGTTCGGACTAGTTATGCTGACCATATGGCTCTGGCGCGAAACGATGTTTCGCATCGCGCTACTGGTCATCTCCGCCATAGCTGCAGGCGCCGTAGCGTACCTGATGCAAAGCGGTAGCGACCGGGTCGCAAGCGTGGTCCAAAGCGGGCTGAACCTGTTCACATTCACTGGCAGCCCGGACGATATCCGAGCAGCGTTTTATGCATCGGCGTTTGAGATCCTCCAGACCTCTCCCCTGGTGGGCCTCGGGCTCGGACAAATAATGGTGCCGTTTGAAGAATTGTTCCCCGACTTTGTCATCGCCTTGGGTCGCTTTGACAACCTGCATGCCGACTGGGCCAATTTTGCGGCCATGGCCGGAATCGTGGGATTGATCGCGTGGGTGTTGCTCCTGGTCTCTCCCATGCTGCTGCTCCTCGATCGAGCGGCTCGGCAGGATAGGTCAACCGTTCTCGGCACGACGGTACTGGCCACCGGTCAGCTCGTCATGGGGGTCAGCAACGCCACCTTTGGCATCTTGCCGCAAACCATGATGTTCGCTGTCGCGGCTGGCTACTTCCTGGCCTGGATGCGGCCGAGATCTGCTCAAATGCACACGCCGCTTCGCGACTAG
- the wecB gene encoding non-hydrolyzing UDP-N-acetylglucosamine 2-epimerase, with translation MKKVLMVFGTRPEAIKMAPIYEVLRNTAGLEVRVAVTAQHREMLDQVLHLFDIQPHYDLDIMKPGQGLSEITGAVLMGLKPVLDDFSPDLMLVHGDTTTTLSASLAAYYQQVAVGHVEAGLRTGNIYSPWPEEINRRVAGTIARLHFAPTEGAAANLLAEAVPAATIMVTGNTVIDTLFEVVRRLDADPEQSAALDAEFGIDPSRRMILVTGHRRESFGGGFQRICDALALIAQREDVQIVYPVHLNPNVKGPVESCLGALPRVHLVAPQTYLPFVHLMRRADIILTDSGGVQEEAPSLGKPVLVMRDTTERPEAIDAGTVKLVGTDTDLIVRETTRLLDDTAAYQAMAGAHNPYGDGLASYRIRDAIQKFFGVYEAEQ, from the coding sequence ATGAAAAAAGTACTAATGGTGTTTGGAACCAGACCGGAGGCCATCAAGATGGCGCCGATCTATGAGGTGCTGAGGAATACGGCTGGGCTGGAGGTTCGCGTAGCAGTCACGGCCCAGCATCGTGAAATGCTCGATCAGGTGCTGCACCTGTTTGATATTCAACCTCACTACGACTTGGATATCATGAAGCCTGGCCAGGGCCTTTCGGAAATTACCGGCGCGGTGCTGATGGGTCTCAAACCGGTCCTGGACGACTTCTCGCCCGACCTGATGTTGGTCCATGGCGACACCACCACGACTCTGTCGGCTTCGCTCGCGGCCTATTATCAGCAGGTAGCGGTGGGGCACGTCGAGGCTGGTTTGCGCACGGGCAACATTTATTCCCCGTGGCCCGAAGAAATCAATCGTCGGGTCGCCGGCACGATTGCCCGGCTGCATTTCGCGCCAACAGAAGGTGCGGCGGCCAACCTCCTTGCTGAGGCAGTGCCCGCAGCGACGATAATGGTAACTGGCAATACGGTTATCGACACCCTCTTCGAGGTTGTGAGGCGGCTGGATGCGGACCCGGAGCAGAGTGCGGCCCTGGATGCCGAGTTCGGTATCGATCCGTCCCGGCGCATGATCCTGGTCACCGGGCACCGTCGCGAGAGCTTCGGGGGCGGTTTCCAGAGAATTTGCGACGCTCTTGCTCTTATTGCGCAACGTGAGGATGTCCAGATTGTCTATCCGGTCCATCTTAACCCCAATGTCAAAGGCCCGGTCGAAAGCTGCCTCGGAGCGTTGCCGCGCGTTCACCTGGTCGCGCCGCAGACTTATCTGCCCTTCGTCCACCTCATGCGTCGCGCAGACATCATTTTGACCGATTCAGGGGGCGTACAGGAGGAGGCGCCGTCGCTCGGCAAGCCCGTACTCGTGATGCGTGATACGACCGAGCGACCGGAAGCAATTGATGCCGGAACCGTCAAGCTGGTAGGTACCGATACCGATCTGATCGTTCGAGAGACAACCAGACTTCTGGACGACACAGCTGCCTACCAAGCCATGGCGGGCGCTCACAATCCTTATGGCGATGGCCTCGCTTCCTATCGCATCCGCGATGCCATCCAAAAATTCTTCGGCGTATACGAGGCAGAACAGTGA
- the wecC gene encoding UDP-N-acetyl-D-mannosamine dehydrogenase yields the protein MLDRPFKRISVIGLGYIGLPTAAMFASRKIEVIGVDVDQRAVDTINRGEVHIVEPALDMVVRAAVKEGYLRAGTTPEPAEAFLIAVPTPFKGEHHEPDLSFIEAACRSIAPVLKKGDLVILESTSPVGATETMSNWLASARPDLSFPQTEGEQSDIRIAHCPERVLPGKVMQELITNDRIIGGMTNRCSALAAALYKTFVTGECLIASGPRVAEMAKLTENSFRDVNIAFANELSVICDKLNMNVWELIALANRHPRVNILQPGPGVGGHCIAVDPWFIVSSAPEQAKLIRTARTVNDAKPDWVVAKIHEAVLGFLADHPGAQLRDVKIGCFGLAFKADIDDLRESPAIEIVKRISVSHPGPVLAVEPNITRLPSKLGDKVMLASQVEAMEQCDVVVMLVDHKSFKSPDIRFRETARIIDTRGMLYTKA from the coding sequence ATGCTCGATCGGCCCTTCAAACGCATTTCGGTTATCGGCCTTGGGTATATCGGACTCCCGACAGCTGCCATGTTTGCCTCGCGGAAAATCGAGGTTATCGGCGTCGATGTAGACCAGCGCGCCGTCGACACAATCAATAGGGGTGAGGTCCACATTGTTGAGCCCGCTCTGGACATGGTCGTGCGGGCTGCGGTCAAGGAAGGCTATCTACGCGCGGGCACAACTCCCGAGCCTGCCGAGGCTTTCCTTATCGCCGTGCCCACTCCGTTCAAGGGCGAACATCACGAGCCCGATCTGTCCTTTATCGAGGCTGCCTGCCGGTCCATCGCCCCTGTGCTCAAGAAGGGGGATCTTGTGATCCTCGAAAGCACCTCGCCGGTCGGCGCCACGGAAACCATGTCCAATTGGCTCGCTTCCGCTCGTCCTGATCTGAGTTTCCCCCAGACAGAGGGGGAACAGTCGGATATCCGCATCGCCCATTGTCCCGAGCGCGTTCTGCCCGGCAAGGTCATGCAGGAACTAATCACCAATGATCGGATCATTGGCGGTATGACCAACCGCTGCTCTGCTCTCGCGGCAGCGCTCTATAAAACCTTCGTAACTGGTGAATGCCTGATCGCTTCGGGTCCGCGCGTCGCTGAAATGGCCAAACTGACCGAGAACAGTTTCCGCGATGTCAACATTGCCTTTGCCAATGAACTGTCGGTGATCTGCGATAAGCTGAACATGAATGTTTGGGAACTGATCGCGCTCGCCAATCGCCATCCACGGGTGAACATTCTGCAGCCGGGCCCGGGCGTGGGCGGTCATTGCATCGCCGTGGACCCGTGGTTCATAGTGTCCTCGGCGCCCGAGCAAGCGAAGCTTATTCGTACGGCGCGAACGGTGAATGACGCCAAGCCCGACTGGGTGGTCGCCAAAATTCACGAGGCCGTGCTGGGCTTTCTGGCCGACCACCCTGGGGCACAGCTTCGGGACGTCAAGATCGGCTGCTTTGGTCTGGCCTTCAAAGCCGATATCGACGACTTGCGGGAGAGCCCGGCCATCGAGATTGTCAAAAGAATCTCAGTGAGCCATCCAGGCCCCGTGTTGGCCGTGGAGCCGAACATCACGAGATTGCCGTCCAAGCTGGGGGATAAGGTGATGCTTGCCTCACAGGTGGAGGCAATGGAGCAGTGTGACGTTGTTGTGATGCTCGTGGACCACAAGTCTTTCAAGTCGCCTGATATCCGATTTAGGGAAACCGCGCGGATAATCGACACGAGGGGCATGCTCTACACGAAGGCATAG
- a CDS encoding lipopolysaccharide biosynthesis protein: MGLFSGDLSKLLAANVWVNFVFLMTFVVLGLILSNVEFGAFRVAQAYIAVATTIAMLGLNTAVTHLFPRMSPAERKAALPVIQLLVVVSSLIAGVILYGIVPTTGAQVGFFQQALYFSSFPLIVAGAAICNIALAVMQANGELAAYSKFQIFWKSSLFVAALAGAFFLDALSVLIAMALIYPVFLLLSSARIRRQDFVLDWSVLHRLGPQFFKSAIWPFAAACASIVYANLEFLSIGEVDLSSGLAGDYSLASLIFIGGAALFLPFQTFAGSRVVNRRITLSGLFGLQAICLATIMLVAICAYGVAQVLHYLDPVKFSGNFLDFAFLVCLKLSVWGSYAVIGSVLYYLDKGFQSFILSLFALSATLLAFFILDVATLRDVVIVQILSSVLVMLGSAWLAYAGFRKRDLQPQTQPGSSDAGQSEL, from the coding sequence ATGGGGCTTTTTTCCGGAGATCTATCCAAGTTACTTGCAGCAAACGTCTGGGTGAATTTCGTCTTCCTCATGACGTTTGTTGTTCTTGGACTAATTTTGAGCAATGTGGAATTTGGCGCGTTCCGCGTCGCTCAGGCTTATATAGCTGTCGCCACCACCATTGCCATGTTGGGCCTCAACACCGCAGTGACGCATTTGTTTCCGCGAATGTCACCGGCTGAGCGCAAGGCTGCGCTACCAGTGATCCAGCTGCTCGTGGTTGTGTCGTCTCTGATTGCGGGAGTGATTCTCTACGGCATAGTGCCCACCACCGGTGCCCAGGTCGGTTTCTTTCAGCAGGCACTTTATTTCAGCTCCTTTCCACTAATCGTCGCAGGGGCCGCAATTTGCAATATCGCCTTGGCTGTAATGCAGGCGAACGGAGAACTGGCGGCATACTCAAAGTTCCAGATTTTCTGGAAGTCGTCGCTATTTGTCGCTGCGCTGGCGGGAGCCTTTTTTCTGGATGCACTAAGCGTCCTGATTGCGATGGCGTTGATATACCCGGTCTTTCTATTGCTCTCGAGCGCTCGCATTCGCAGGCAGGACTTTGTGTTGGACTGGAGCGTCCTGCACCGTCTTGGTCCGCAGTTCTTTAAAAGTGCGATCTGGCCATTTGCCGCCGCCTGCGCGTCGATCGTCTATGCGAACCTGGAGTTCCTCAGTATTGGCGAGGTTGATCTGAGCTCGGGCCTTGCAGGCGACTATTCGCTGGCTTCACTGATCTTTATCGGTGGAGCTGCCCTGTTTCTGCCGTTCCAGACCTTTGCAGGCAGCCGCGTCGTCAACAGGAGGATCACCTTGTCGGGCCTGTTTGGACTGCAGGCCATCTGCCTGGCGACGATCATGCTCGTTGCGATTTGCGCCTATGGTGTTGCGCAAGTCCTGCACTACCTTGACCCTGTCAAATTCAGCGGCAATTTTTTGGATTTCGCGTTCCTAGTCTGTCTGAAGCTGTCGGTTTGGGGGTCTTACGCCGTCATCGGAAGCGTACTGTACTATCTCGACAAGGGGTTTCAGTCCTTTATTCTGTCTCTGTTCGCGCTTTCTGCAACTTTACTTGCTTTTTTTATCCTGGATGTGGCGACATTGCGGGATGTCGTAATCGTCCAGATACTTTCGAGCGTCTTGGTGATGCTGGGCAGCGCATGGCTGGCCTACGCAGGCTTCCGAAAGCGAGATCTCCAACCCCAGACTCAGCCCGGATCATCTGATGCTGGCCAATCGGAGCTGTAA
- a CDS encoding DegT/DnrJ/EryC1/StrS family aminotransferase: protein MKVPFIDIARHEEGFRSAWSDKVARMTAETQFMGGAEVKALEDQLSTYCGTSFAVSCANGTDAIQLALRALGVGRDDVVLVPNATFWATFEAVVNVNAIPVTVDISLTDGGIDLAAFEEAIEAEKPKAAIVAHLYGWGTNALTALRALCLERGVQLIEDGAQAFGVTHDNAPIYAGALISTVSFYPAKVLGAAGDAGAVLTNDAELATRVRRLSNHGRTEHYGFGDVGWNSRMDSLQAAYLNLSFDHIDARIASRRAAADEYRRLLPALGIVPMAAPPSYGENGYCNVCLIEDAAQKTRIEDVLRTKEIGFGNIYPGTIASQAGAKPYLKAHYGGDNGDRLSRSVLNLPLFAYITQREIASVVEALSEALDARGAA from the coding sequence ATGAAAGTTCCCTTTATCGACATAGCGCGACACGAAGAGGGCTTTCGCTCGGCGTGGAGCGATAAGGTCGCTCGGATGACCGCCGAGACCCAGTTCATGGGTGGTGCCGAAGTCAAGGCTCTCGAGGATCAGCTGTCGACCTATTGCGGAACCAGCTTTGCCGTGTCCTGCGCCAACGGTACCGACGCTATCCAGCTTGCCTTGCGGGCGCTGGGCGTCGGCCGGGACGATGTGGTGCTGGTGCCCAATGCGACATTCTGGGCGACGTTCGAAGCGGTGGTGAACGTCAATGCCATACCGGTCACTGTCGATATCAGCCTCACCGATGGCGGCATTGATCTTGCCGCCTTCGAGGAGGCTATCGAGGCCGAAAAGCCCAAGGCCGCCATCGTCGCGCATCTCTATGGCTGGGGCACAAATGCGCTGACCGCTTTGCGCGCGCTGTGCTTGGAACGCGGCGTGCAGCTTATCGAAGATGGCGCGCAAGCCTTTGGCGTCACCCATGACAATGCGCCCATCTATGCCGGCGCGCTGATTTCGACTGTATCCTTCTATCCGGCCAAGGTGCTGGGCGCAGCCGGCGATGCCGGCGCCGTGCTGACCAATGACGCGGAGCTCGCGACGCGGGTCCGGCGCCTCAGCAACCATGGTCGCACCGAGCACTATGGCTTCGGCGATGTGGGCTGGAACTCGCGAATGGATTCGCTGCAGGCCGCGTATCTCAACCTGTCCTTCGACCATATCGACGCCCGGATCGCCTCGCGTCGCGCCGCGGCCGACGAGTACCGCCGGCTGCTGCCGGCTCTGGGCATCGTGCCGATGGCGGCGCCTCCGTCCTATGGCGAAAACGGATACTGCAATGTCTGCCTGATCGAGGATGCAGCGCAGAAGACGCGGATCGAGGATGTACTGCGCACAAAGGAGATCGGCTTCGGCAATATCTATCCGGGCACGATCGCCTCGCAGGCCGGCGCCAAACCTTATCTCAAGGCGCATTACGGCGGCGACAACGGCGACCGGTTGAGCCGTTCGGTCCTCAACCTGCCGCTTTTCGCCTACATCACCCAGCGTGAAATCGCCTCGGTGGTCGAGGCCTTGTCCGAAGCTCTCGATGCCAGGGGTGCAGCATGA
- a CDS encoding acyltransferase — translation MSQSADVFIHTSAHVSPQARLGSGTKVWINVQIRENVSIGENCIISKDVYIDEGVSIGDRCKVQNSVSVYKGVTIADDVFVGPNACFTNDLVPRAFNTGWSITPTKVETGASIGANATIVCGVTLGEYCMVAAGSVVTRDVPPYTLVKGNPARVAGRINKMGQRVPETE, via the coding sequence ATGAGCCAGTCTGCCGACGTCTTCATTCATACGAGCGCACATGTGTCCCCCCAGGCTCGGCTAGGCAGCGGTACCAAGGTCTGGATCAATGTCCAGATTCGGGAGAATGTATCGATCGGTGAAAACTGCATCATCTCCAAAGATGTCTATATCGACGAGGGCGTGAGTATCGGCGACCGCTGCAAGGTTCAGAACAGCGTCTCGGTCTATAAAGGCGTCACCATTGCCGATGACGTCTTCGTCGGCCCCAATGCCTGCTTCACCAACGATCTGGTGCCGCGCGCCTTCAATACTGGCTGGTCGATCACACCCACCAAAGTGGAAACCGGCGCCAGCATCGGCGCCAATGCCACCATCGTCTGTGGCGTCACGCTGGGCGAGTATTGCATGGTAGCCGCAGGCAGCGTTGTCACCCGCGACGTGCCCCCCTACACTCTGGTGAAAGGCAACCCAGCGCGAGTTGCGGGCAGGATCAACAAAATGGGCCAGCGGGTCCCCGAGACCGAATAA